A genome region from Aurantiacibacter sp. MUD61 includes the following:
- the gyrB gene encoding DNA topoisomerase (ATP-hydrolyzing) subunit B produces the protein MSDTPETGPETPAENPNKRHGEYSSDSIKVLKGLDAVRKRPGMYIGDTDDGSGLHHMVFEVSDNAIDEALAGHCDLVLIELNADGSVSVEDNGRGIPVDIHKEEGVSAAEVIMTQLHAGGKFENTSDDNAYKVSGGLHGVGVSVVNALSEWLELRVWRNGKEHWMRFEHGDAVNSLEIVGDAPPVASNGDENGLKKGTRVTFMPSTDTFKNVTEFDFEKLEHRYRELAFLNSGVRILLRDNRPEEAVEHDLFYEGGIAAFVKWLDRNKQPLVPEPISVSAEKDGIGIDVALEWNDSYYENVLTFTNNIPQRDGGTHLAAFRAALTRTLNNYASSSGLLKSGKISLSGEDMREGLTAIVSVKLPDPKFSSQTKDKLVSSEVRSPLESLIGEKMSEWLEENPNDAKTIIQKIIDAAAAREAARKAREMSRKGAMSVASLPGKLSDCRERDPAKSEIFLVEGDSAGGSAKSGRDSKYQAILPLKGKILNVERARFDRIISSKEVGTLIQAMGTGLRDEFNLEKLRYHKIVIMTDADVDGAHIRTLLLTFFHRQMPEIIKAGHLFIAQPPLFKVGKGKSEVYLKDQPALDRYLVQAGLQDRVLETAGGARSGADLADLVEQALLLKNLLAFAPRKYDSAVIEAMAMSGALEPDLSTDTRNARLADAAAQMQKSDPEADWSAKLNDAGDVRFDRVWRGVTDVHLVEAKFLDSAEARKLHRRGVEQAETYASPARLVKIGSGDAQPVDADADETDAEAPAFDPQTAILRPTQLLEAVLAAGRKGLSVSRYKGLGEMNAEQLWETTLDPDNRELLQVKVEDADVTDEIFTRLMGDVVEPRREFIQDNALNVANLDV, from the coding sequence ATGTCTGATACACCAGAAACCGGTCCGGAAACTCCCGCAGAAAATCCCAACAAACGTCACGGCGAATATAGCTCTGACAGCATCAAGGTCCTGAAGGGCCTCGATGCCGTCCGGAAGCGCCCCGGCATGTATATCGGCGATACCGATGACGGGTCAGGCCTGCACCACATGGTGTTCGAGGTTTCGGATAACGCGATCGACGAAGCGCTGGCCGGTCATTGCGACCTGGTGCTAATCGAACTCAACGCCGATGGCTCTGTCTCGGTCGAGGATAACGGTCGCGGCATCCCGGTGGACATCCACAAGGAAGAAGGCGTGTCCGCTGCCGAGGTCATCATGACCCAGCTGCACGCAGGCGGGAAGTTCGAAAACACGTCGGACGACAACGCCTACAAGGTGTCGGGTGGTCTCCACGGCGTGGGCGTCTCGGTCGTGAATGCGCTCTCGGAATGGCTGGAGCTGCGCGTGTGGCGCAATGGCAAAGAGCACTGGATGCGCTTCGAGCATGGCGACGCGGTCAATTCGCTGGAGATCGTCGGTGATGCGCCGCCGGTTGCATCGAACGGCGATGAGAACGGCCTGAAAAAGGGCACGCGCGTCACTTTCATGCCGAGCACGGATACGTTCAAGAACGTCACCGAATTCGATTTCGAGAAGCTGGAGCACCGCTACCGTGAGCTGGCTTTCCTCAACTCGGGCGTTCGCATCCTGCTGCGCGACAATCGCCCGGAAGAGGCGGTGGAGCACGATCTGTTCTACGAGGGCGGCATCGCAGCCTTCGTCAAATGGCTCGACCGAAACAAGCAGCCGCTCGTGCCCGAACCGATTTCGGTGTCCGCCGAGAAGGACGGCATCGGCATCGACGTCGCGCTCGAATGGAATGATTCCTATTACGAGAACGTCCTTACCTTCACCAATAACATCCCGCAGCGCGATGGCGGCACGCACCTTGCGGCCTTCCGCGCTGCGCTGACGCGTACGCTCAACAATTACGCGTCGAGCTCGGGCCTTCTGAAAAGCGGCAAGATCTCGCTTTCGGGCGAGGACATGCGCGAAGGCTTGACCGCGATCGTTTCGGTGAAGCTGCCCGATCCGAAGTTTTCCAGCCAGACGAAAGACAAGCTGGTCTCTTCCGAAGTGCGCTCTCCGTTGGAAAGTCTGATTGGCGAGAAAATGTCCGAGTGGCTGGAAGAAAACCCGAACGACGCGAAGACGATCATCCAGAAGATTATCGATGCCGCCGCCGCGCGCGAAGCTGCGCGCAAGGCCCGCGAGATGAGCCGCAAGGGTGCGATGTCCGTCGCCTCGCTGCCGGGCAAGCTCTCCGATTGCCGTGAGCGCGATCCGGCGAAGTCCGAAATCTTCCTGGTCGAGGGTGACTCGGCCGGTGGCTCCGCAAAGTCGGGCCGCGATTCCAAATATCAGGCGATCCTGCCGCTGAAGGGCAAGATCCTGAATGTGGAGCGCGCACGCTTCGACAGGATCATTTCATCGAAGGAAGTCGGCACGCTGATCCAGGCGATGGGCACGGGCCTGCGCGACGAGTTCAACCTTGAGAAGCTGCGCTATCACAAGATCGTGATCATGACCGACGCCGACGTCGACGGGGCGCATATCCGCACGCTGCTGCTGACCTTCTTCCACCGCCAGATGCCCGAAATAATCAAGGCCGGGCACCTCTTCATCGCCCAGCCGCCGCTGTTCAAAGTCGGCAAAGGCAAGAGCGAGGTCTATTTGAAAGATCAGCCAGCGCTCGACCGTTATCTGGTGCAGGCCGGCTTACAGGACCGTGTGCTGGAAACGGCTGGCGGCGCGCGTTCGGGGGCCGATCTGGCCGATCTCGTCGAGCAGGCGCTGCTGCTGAAGAACCTGCTGGCCTTTGCGCCGCGCAAATATGATTCCGCTGTGATCGAGGCGATGGCCATGTCCGGCGCGCTCGAGCCGGACCTCAGCACCGACACGCGCAATGCGCGCCTTGCCGATGCCGCAGCCCAGATGCAGAAGTCTGACCCTGAAGCCGACTGGTCGGCCAAGCTCAACGATGCGGGCGATGTGCGGTTCGACCGCGTATGGCGCGGCGTCACCGATGTGCATCTGGTCGAAGCGAAGTTCCTCGACAGTGCGGAGGCGCGCAAGCTGCATCGCCGCGGGGTGGAGCAGGCCGAAACCTATGCGTCCCCTGCTCGGCTCGTGAAAATCGGCTCCGGCGATGCGCAGCCGGTGGACGCCGATGCGGACGAAACCGATGCAGAGGCGCCCGCCTTCGATCCGCAAACCGCCATCCTGCGCCCGACGCAGCTGCTCGAAGCGGTGCTGGCCGCAGGGCGCAAGGGCCTCTCGGTCAGCCGCTACAAGGGTCTGGGCGAAATGAATGCAGAACAGCTGTGGGAGACCACGCTCGATCCCGACAATCGCGAGCTGTTGCAGGTGAAAGTCGAAGACGCCGATGTAACGGACGAGATCTTTACTCGCCTGATGGGCGATGTCGTCGAACCCCGCCGCGAATTCATTCAGGACAACGCGCTGAATGTCGCAAACCTCGATGTGTAA
- a CDS encoding PEP-CTERM sorting domain-containing protein (PEP-CTERM proteins occur, often in large numbers, in the proteomes of bacteria that also encode an exosortase, a predicted intramembrane cysteine proteinase. The presence of a PEP-CTERM domain at a protein's C-terminus predicts cleavage within the sorting domain, followed by covalent anchoring to some some component of the (usually Gram-negative) cell surface. Many PEP-CTERM proteins exhibit an unusual sequence composition that includes large numbers of potential glycosylation sites. Expression of one such protein has been shown restore the ability of a bacterium to form floc, a type of biofilm.) — translation MKTKLALSGAALAICAVATPAQADVLNYGVTNATGGSCPHGLWTNSLDSGCSRYYSFQEDARFSVDTDAGTGTFTGTAINPNGEVATLDLSLSGLLDSLNGTGFGYKAGGGAYDPSVQDYFTNASGTITVDGVTYTLNPSDPFAGNTVFQFGTGANDKTGDFGGSSWLNMLDPHLNSLPHFDINFDLALIPGTPVPAPAGLLLFGLGLAGAWGMRRRKQLAAA, via the coding sequence ATGAAGACGAAACTTGCACTTTCCGGGGCTGCGCTGGCGATTTGCGCTGTTGCCACGCCCGCACAGGCCGATGTCCTGAACTACGGTGTCACCAATGCGACCGGCGGCTCATGCCCGCATGGTCTGTGGACCAACAGCCTCGATAGCGGCTGCTCGCGTTACTACTCCTTCCAGGAAGATGCGCGATTCTCGGTCGATACCGATGCTGGAACCGGTACCTTCACCGGCACTGCGATCAACCCTAACGGCGAAGTCGCAACGCTCGACCTCTCGCTCAGCGGTCTCCTCGATTCGCTCAACGGAACGGGCTTTGGATACAAGGCAGGCGGCGGAGCTTACGATCCTTCGGTCCAGGATTACTTCACCAATGCATCCGGTACGATCACCGTTGACGGCGTGACCTACACGCTGAACCCGAGCGATCCGTTCGCTGGCAACACCGTGTTCCAGTTCGGTACCGGCGCCAATGACAAGACCGGCGACTTCGGTGGGTCCTCCTGGCTCAACATGCTTGACCCGCACCTCAACAGCCTGCCGCATTTCGACATCAATTTCGATCTCGCACTGATCCCGGGCACGCCGGTTCCGGCACCTGCCGGCCTGCTGCTGTTCGGTCTCGGCCTTGCCGGTGCATGGGGCATGCGTCGCCGCAAGCAGCTCGCTGCAGCGTAA
- a CDS encoding tetratricopeptide repeat protein yields the protein MKIRPFLLASALAVSVAACGVLDNADPLETGLAAFGERDYQTARVSLANAMNAEGADPRAAEYYARTLLELGDGESAERIIAMLRDRSDPPADLDGLWAHAALLQNDYDAALERAEAAGDTPLAQWVAIQSLGQSDRFDEALALADSAIEAHPEDARLLALRGAMAISQRQPAFAKEMADRALAADDENLESLLLAGQLRLLRSDFAAAQEYYERAASEHPSSMRARFAIAAVEADLGDYDAADAHLQTILDTSPNHPLALLLQARLAFAQGELDDANDIIQSAEAEIGAIPQGRLLMGEIAYLRGFPSLAIAHLQDFLGQMPGHQHGSTLLASALAEEGDVDEAWDIAAPLADSATASPQLLALASSLAQERGVEDRFAARLAPNDLPDDFANRASAAQAALNDGDDAEADRLYSSLITDGGDRIAVIMNNGALAALGAGRNAEALQRARAAHALAPRDPRVRDTLGWVLLENGQASAGLEHLSAAIDGAPGNLQIRWHYANALVANGRNAEARGIIRGIREYATAEQRAAMDALLERI from the coding sequence ATGAAAATCCGCCCATTCCTTCTCGCTTCAGCGCTTGCTGTGTCGGTTGCCGCTTGCGGTGTGCTCGACAATGCCGATCCGCTTGAAACAGGCCTCGCTGCCTTTGGAGAGCGGGACTATCAGACGGCGCGCGTTTCGCTCGCCAATGCGATGAACGCAGAGGGTGCCGATCCCCGCGCCGCCGAGTATTACGCCCGCACCTTGCTGGAACTGGGTGACGGCGAGTCGGCAGAGCGGATCATCGCCATGCTGCGGGATCGCAGCGATCCCCCTGCCGATCTGGACGGACTGTGGGCGCATGCTGCCCTGTTGCAGAACGATTATGATGCGGCGCTGGAGCGCGCTGAGGCGGCAGGCGACACGCCGCTGGCGCAATGGGTCGCCATCCAGTCGCTCGGCCAATCAGACCGGTTCGACGAAGCCCTGGCGCTCGCCGACAGCGCGATTGAAGCACATCCCGAGGATGCGCGCCTGCTCGCCCTGCGCGGAGCGATGGCGATTTCACAACGCCAGCCAGCCTTTGCCAAGGAAATGGCGGACCGCGCCCTCGCTGCCGATGACGAGAATCTGGAATCCTTGCTGCTCGCCGGACAATTGCGCCTGCTGCGTAGCGATTTCGCTGCCGCGCAGGAATACTACGAGCGCGCCGCAAGTGAGCATCCCTCCAGCATGCGCGCCCGCTTTGCCATCGCCGCGGTAGAAGCCGACCTTGGCGATTACGATGCCGCCGATGCGCATTTGCAGACCATCCTCGACACATCGCCCAACCACCCGCTCGCCCTGCTGCTGCAGGCGCGGCTGGCATTCGCGCAAGGCGAACTCGACGATGCCAACGACATCATCCAGAGCGCAGAGGCCGAGATTGGTGCGATCCCGCAGGGCCGCCTGCTGATGGGCGAGATTGCCTATCTGCGCGGTTTCCCGTCTTTGGCGATTGCCCATCTGCAGGACTTCCTCGGCCAGATGCCCGGGCACCAGCACGGCAGCACTTTGCTTGCGAGCGCCCTGGCGGAAGAGGGCGATGTGGATGAGGCATGGGACATCGCAGCCCCGCTTGCAGATAGCGCAACAGCAAGTCCGCAGCTGCTGGCGCTTGCGTCATCCCTCGCACAGGAGCGCGGGGTTGAGGATCGTTTCGCAGCGCGCCTTGCGCCCAATGATCTGCCCGACGACTTTGCGAATCGCGCGTCGGCTGCGCAGGCCGCGCTCAATGACGGGGATGATGCGGAGGCTGACCGGCTCTATTCCTCGCTGATCACAGACGGCGGCGATCGGATCGCCGTTATCATGAACAACGGTGCGCTGGCAGCGCTCGGGGCCGGACGCAATGCCGAGGCGCTGCAGCGTGCACGCGCCGCGCATGCCCTCGCTCCGCGCGATCCGCGGGTGCGCGACACGCTGGGCTGGGTTCTGCTGGAAAACGGTCAGGCCTCTGCCGGGCTGGAACATCTTTCCGCAGCCATCGACGGCGCGCCGGGCAATCTCCAGATCCGCTGGCACTACGCCAACGCCCTCGTCGCCAATGGCCGGAATGCGGAAGCGCGCGGGATTATTCGCGGCATTCGCGAATATGCGACGGCAGAACAACGCGCCGCGATGGACGCCCTGCTGGAGCGCATCTGA
- a CDS encoding PAS domain-containing protein: protein MRPNVEGGVGILIFGAALSVIAIIALIALWRLPSELAALRRSSQRTKTTLLAAERLGGIGTWSIDLQTREVFWSKRVFDIHRRDPAKGAPAIDAAISYYHPLDRDMVKRSVDMALAHGDDYEFTARIIRDDGVQKRVVSRGMCQKNVAGTVVAVFGIFIEADKVRSLEDVIRNAPESAGTPPAQRG, encoded by the coding sequence ATGAGGCCGAATGTGGAAGGTGGCGTCGGTATTCTGATCTTTGGCGCGGCGCTGAGCGTCATCGCGATCATTGCGCTGATCGCCCTCTGGCGCCTGCCTTCCGAGCTTGCCGCGCTCCGCCGATCCAGCCAACGGACCAAAACCACCCTGCTTGCAGCCGAGCGGCTTGGCGGAATAGGCACATGGTCGATCGACTTGCAGACGCGCGAGGTCTTCTGGTCGAAACGTGTGTTCGACATTCATCGGCGTGATCCTGCCAAAGGCGCACCGGCAATCGATGCCGCCATTTCCTATTACCACCCTTTGGATCGCGACATGGTGAAGCGATCGGTCGATATGGCGCTGGCACATGGCGATGATTACGAATTTACCGCGCGGATCATTCGCGACGACGGCGTACAAAAGCGCGTCGTGTCGCGCGGTATGTGCCAGAAGAATGTTGCCGGCACGGTAGTCGCAGTCTTTGGCATTTTCATCGAAGCAGACAAAGTTCGCAGCCTTGAGGACGTGATCCGAAATGCGCCCGAGTCAGCCGGCACACCTCCAGCACAGCGGGGATAA
- the guaA gene encoding glutamine-hydrolyzing GMP synthase, translating to MQHDHLPDSILIVDFGSQVTQLIARRVREAGVYSEIAPFSMAEEAFHRMKPKGIILSGSPASVPDEGSPRAPQVLFDSGLPILGICYGQQVMSHQLGGEVRPGHETGEGGEFGRAFLTVTKDCALFDGLWQEGERHQVWMSHGDKVTKFAPGFEIVATSDGAPFAVIADERRKYYGTQFHPEVVHTPDGGKLLANFVHKVCGLAGDWTMAAYRETKVAEIREQVGDGKVICGLSGGVDSSVAAILIHEAIGDQLTCVFVDHGLLRLNEREQVETMFRDHYNIPLVVVDAEERFMKGLAGETDPEKKRKFIGGEFINVFEEEAKKIGGADFLAQGTLYPDVIESVSFTGGPSVTIKSHHNVGGLPERMNMKLVEPLRELFKDEVRELGRELGLPDIFVGRHPFPGPGLAIRIPGEVTKERCDILRKADAIYLEEIRNAGLYDAIWQAFAVLLPIRTVGVMGDHRTYDSVCGLRAVTSTDGMTADVYPFDASFLTGCATRIVNEVKGVNRVVYDYTSKPPGTIEWE from the coding sequence ATGCAGCACGACCATCTCCCTGATTCCATCCTCATTGTCGATTTCGGCAGCCAGGTAACCCAGCTGATCGCGCGCCGCGTGCGCGAAGCGGGCGTCTATTCCGAAATCGCGCCCTTCAGCATGGCCGAAGAGGCGTTTCACCGGATGAAGCCCAAGGGGATCATCCTGTCCGGGTCGCCTGCCAGCGTTCCCGACGAAGGCAGCCCGCGCGCGCCGCAAGTGCTGTTTGACAGCGGCCTGCCGATCCTCGGCATTTGCTACGGTCAGCAGGTGATGAGCCACCAGCTCGGCGGCGAAGTGCGCCCCGGGCACGAGACGGGTGAAGGCGGCGAGTTTGGCCGGGCGTTTCTCACCGTCACCAAGGACTGTGCGCTGTTCGATGGTCTCTGGCAGGAGGGCGAGCGCCACCAGGTCTGGATGAGCCATGGTGACAAGGTGACGAAGTTTGCGCCCGGCTTCGAAATCGTCGCCACCAGCGATGGCGCGCCCTTCGCGGTGATCGCCGATGAGCGCCGCAAATATTACGGCACGCAGTTCCATCCCGAAGTCGTGCACACGCCCGACGGCGGCAAGCTCCTCGCCAATTTCGTGCACAAGGTGTGCGGCCTCGCCGGTGACTGGACCATGGCTGCCTACCGCGAGACCAAAGTCGCCGAAATCCGTGAACAGGTGGGTGATGGCAAAGTCATCTGCGGCCTGTCAGGCGGGGTCGATTCCTCGGTCGCAGCCATCCTCATCCACGAGGCCATCGGCGACCAGCTGACCTGCGTTTTCGTCGATCACGGACTGCTGCGATTGAACGAGCGCGAACAAGTCGAAACCATGTTCCGCGACCATTACAATATCCCGCTTGTCGTCGTGGACGCCGAGGAGCGCTTCATGAAGGGCCTCGCGGGCGAGACCGATCCCGAAAAGAAGCGCAAGTTCATCGGCGGCGAATTCATCAATGTGTTCGAGGAAGAGGCCAAAAAGATCGGCGGCGCGGATTTCCTGGCGCAGGGTACGCTCTATCCGGACGTGATCGAATCCGTCTCTTTCACTGGCGGGCCGAGCGTCACGATCAAAAGCCACCACAATGTCGGCGGCCTGCCCGAACGCATGAACATGAAACTGGTCGAGCCCTTGCGCGAGCTTTTCAAGGACGAGGTCCGCGAACTCGGCCGCGAGTTGGGGCTGCCCGATATCTTTGTCGGCCGCCACCCGTTCCCCGGCCCCGGCCTCGCGATCCGCATTCCGGGCGAAGTCACGAAAGAGCGCTGCGATATCCTGCGCAAGGCCGATGCGATCTATCTCGAGGAAATCCGCAACGCCGGATTGTATGACGCAATTTGGCAGGCCTTTGCCGTACTGCTCCCAATTCGCACGGTCGGCGTGATGGGCGACCACCGCACCTATGACAGCGTCTGCGGCCTTCGCGCCGTAACCAGCACCGACGGCATGACCGCGGATGTGTACCCCTTCGATGCGAGCTTCCTGACCGGCTGCGCCACCCGCATCGTAAACGAGGTGAAGGGCGTGAACCGCGTGGTCTACGACTATACGAGCAAGCCACCGGGAACGATCGAATGGGAGTGA
- a CDS encoding FRG domain-containing protein, with translation MNRRQTRHFGKIYAPETVDELLKLVLQPEHRGRDNVWMWRGQANIAWRVDSSAYRRLKLTKRNPSDRDLISYEKQLIKKARYRGYDLLEGQPMSDFDVLARLQHHGAATRLLDATRNALIGLYFASEAHEDKAGVLLGFHCWHLGGYEDNGEPRGYDEVVAELGDQQYSWTWQPPDVSKRIAAQHSQFLYSSVKTQAHGSVGVDDDSNSMVAIAIEPDLKHQVLSVLSDTFDIRYPTLFPDLEGFCQSNSVRYSEYHFHRW, from the coding sequence GTGAACCGCCGCCAAACTCGACATTTTGGTAAAATTTACGCGCCAGAAACCGTTGACGAACTGCTTAAGCTTGTTCTGCAACCGGAGCACCGTGGCCGTGACAACGTATGGATGTGGCGTGGCCAAGCTAACATCGCTTGGCGCGTGGATAGCTCGGCCTATCGGAGGCTCAAGCTAACGAAGCGCAATCCATCTGACCGCGATCTCATTTCGTACGAAAAACAGCTTATAAAGAAGGCACGATATCGCGGCTATGATTTGCTCGAAGGTCAGCCGATGTCCGATTTCGACGTCTTGGCTCGTTTGCAGCATCACGGCGCGGCGACCCGACTGCTCGACGCGACTAGAAATGCGCTGATCGGATTGTATTTTGCCTCGGAAGCTCATGAGGACAAAGCCGGAGTTTTGCTTGGGTTTCATTGCTGGCACTTAGGCGGCTACGAGGATAACGGTGAGCCTCGAGGATACGACGAGGTGGTAGCAGAGTTGGGAGACCAACAGTATTCATGGACTTGGCAGCCACCAGACGTATCAAAGCGCATCGCTGCTCAGCATTCGCAGTTCCTGTATAGCTCAGTAAAAACCCAGGCGCATGGGAGCGTCGGGGTTGATGACGACAGCAACAGTATGGTGGCAATCGCTATTGAGCCGGATTTGAAGCATCAAGTTTTGAGCGTGCTCTCTGATACATTTGACATTCGATATCCAACCTTGTTCCCCGATCTTGAGGGCTTTTGTCAGTCAAATTCAGTTCGATATTCGGAATACCATTTCCATCGCTGGTAA
- a CDS encoding metal-dependent hydrolase has protein sequence MTHAIVPLAIAAAAGPTRIPARVALAGAGLAMLPDADVIGFALGIEYADPWGHRGASHSLVFAALTAAGIALVWKRARKAWAFAFLALAMASHGLLDTLTDGGLGAALWWPFDNARIFAPVTPVRVSPIGAGFFSARGLETMLSEIKWIWLPCALLALGGWALRSRRAADQSASRRTKV, from the coding sequence ATGACACACGCCATCGTCCCGCTCGCCATTGCAGCAGCGGCTGGGCCAACGCGCATTCCGGCGCGGGTGGCGTTGGCGGGCGCGGGGTTGGCGATGCTTCCCGATGCGGATGTCATCGGATTTGCGTTGGGTATCGAGTATGCCGATCCATGGGGTCATCGCGGGGCGAGCCATTCGCTGGTGTTTGCTGCGCTCACTGCTGCCGGGATTGCGCTCGTGTGGAAGCGGGCGCGCAAGGCATGGGCTTTTGCTTTTCTCGCGCTGGCGATGGCGAGCCACGGCCTGCTCGATACGCTAACCGATGGCGGACTGGGCGCGGCTCTCTGGTGGCCTTTCGACAATGCCCGCATCTTTGCGCCGGTCACCCCGGTGCGCGTTTCGCCGATCGGTGCGGGGTTCTTTTCAGCCCGCGGGCTCGAGACCATGCTGTCAGAGATAAAGTGGATCTGGCTGCCCTGCGCCCTGCTTGCGCTCGGCGGCTGGGCGCTGCGATCGCGGCGCGCGGCTGATCAGTCGGCTTCGCGGCGCACAAAAGTCTGA
- a CDS encoding serine hydrolase domain-containing protein, with protein MTKHTILFAAAPLLVLTQPANAQDAPPEQVEIESALTPLVTFRGEEAARPSLEERMEQLGIANASVAVYRDGELEWARGYGEGIDPDTLFQAASLSKAVASAGIIALAMERGVSLDADISGELAGLDLELINPAGLPITLRQLLSHTNGAGVSGFPGYADGTDVPTTAQVVMGEEPTNTARVVISSERQGTFNYSGGGYTIAQHWAETVTGEPFPEIVDRLILEPLGMERSLFAALRRGDFPRENVALGYNGDGTEIPGGWNVYPEHAAASLWTTPREYGLFALGLMDALEGDPDAVLSEELVREMTRVVDDGYALGIGVSDMDGAVRLSHSGSNRGYKSNFMAYPATDSVIVTMTGADNGWPLMGDIGRTANVTYDWPTTPLIVRDRLPASEAEMEAFSGVYELQGNESIVVTIRPDENGELRITAPSGASWTMVRVGNASWIDPNDAQLITFEYREDGTLIASDGNQTFVRREAD; from the coding sequence ATGACGAAACATACCATCCTCTTCGCCGCAGCTCCGCTGCTCGTTCTGACCCAGCCCGCGAATGCGCAGGATGCGCCGCCTGAACAGGTGGAGATCGAAAGCGCGCTGACACCGCTGGTGACATTCCGCGGGGAGGAAGCTGCGCGGCCCAGCCTTGAAGAGCGGATGGAGCAGCTCGGCATCGCCAATGCCAGCGTCGCGGTCTATCGCGATGGCGAGCTCGAATGGGCGCGCGGCTATGGCGAAGGCATCGACCCCGACACGCTGTTTCAGGCTGCATCCTTGTCCAAGGCCGTAGCCTCTGCCGGCATTATCGCGCTGGCAATGGAGCGCGGTGTGTCGCTGGATGCGGATATTTCGGGCGAGCTTGCCGGACTCGATCTGGAGCTGATCAACCCCGCGGGCCTGCCGATCACGTTGCGGCAGCTGCTGTCCCACACAAATGGCGCGGGCGTATCGGGTTTTCCCGGCTATGCCGATGGAACCGATGTGCCGACCACCGCGCAGGTGGTGATGGGCGAGGAGCCGACCAATACCGCGCGCGTCGTGATTTCATCCGAGCGGCAAGGCACGTTCAACTATTCGGGCGGCGGCTACACCATTGCGCAGCACTGGGCCGAAACTGTGACGGGCGAGCCTTTTCCGGAAATCGTGGATCGCCTCATCCTTGAGCCTTTGGGCATGGAGCGCAGCCTGTTCGCAGCCTTGCGCCGGGGAGACTTCCCGCGCGAGAATGTCGCGCTGGGTTACAATGGTGATGGCACGGAAATTCCCGGCGGATGGAATGTCTATCCCGAACACGCTGCGGCCAGCCTGTGGACCACTCCGCGCGAATACGGCCTGTTTGCGCTCGGCCTGATGGATGCGCTGGAGGGCGACCCCGATGCCGTGCTTTCGGAGGAACTGGTCCGCGAGATGACCCGTGTGGTGGATGATGGCTACGCCCTTGGCATCGGGGTTTCCGACATGGACGGCGCCGTGCGGCTCAGCCATTCGGGCTCCAATCGCGGGTACAAGAGCAATTTCATGGCCTATCCCGCCACCGACAGCGTCATCGTCACTATGACGGGGGCGGATAATGGCTGGCCGCTGATGGGCGATATCGGGCGGACGGCGAATGTCACTTACGATTGGCCGACCACGCCTCTGATTGTGCGAGACCGGCTTCCGGCAAGCGAGGCCGAGATGGAGGCATTCTCAGGCGTGTATGAATTGCAGGGCAATGAAAGCATCGTCGTGACCATTCGCCCGGATGAGAATGGCGAGCTGCGCATCACCGCACCCAGCGGCGCGAGCTGGACGATGGTTCGCGTCGGCAATGCCAGCTGGATCGATCCGAACGACGCGCAGCTGATCACTTTCGAGTATCGCGAAGACGGCACGCTGATCGCGAGCGACGGCAATCAGACTTTTGTGCGCCGCGAAGCCGACTGA